A window of Halopseudomonas sabulinigri genomic DNA:
ACGATCCGATGGAAGCGCATTACATCGGTTTCAACATGTGGGTGAAAGCGGTTGAGAAAGCCGGCACCACCGATACCGACAAGGTGATCGATGCCATGGTGGGCGTAGAAGTACCCAACCTGACCGGTGGCACCAGCAAGATGCTGCCAAACCACCACATCACCAAGCCGGTGCTGATCGGTGAGATCCAGGATGACGGCCAGTTCCTGACCGTGTCCAGCACCGACGAGCTGGTGCCTGGCGACGCTTGGTCCGACTTCCTCGAAGGCAGCAAGGACCTGAAGTCCGACTGGACTGCGCCTATCAGCTGCGGCAACTACAACACCAAGACCAAAACCTGCCTCGGCGCGCAAGCCGAACAATAAGCAGGACGCTCTCTGCTGGCGGCAGCACGCGCCAGCGGAACCAGAGGGAGTGGCGTGCCGCTCCCTCTTTGCTTGCTCCAGAATAAAACCTTCAGGACTGCAGTTATGAACCCACTTTGCCGCTTTACACCCCGGCATAACCTGCACGCCGCGCTGCTTTGGCTGATCTGCCTGATGCCTTTGCACGCCAGCGCGCAAACGCCCGATGCCACACCCGATACTCCGCCCGAAGCCCAGACCGACGCCGTGCCTGCGACGCCACCGAGCTTTGAGCAACTGGTACAACAACTGGCCGGCGGCAGCCTGCGCGACCGCGCTGCTACCGTGCAGCAGCTCTCCAGCCAGAGCGATGAGCGTCTGGCGGATATTTTCAACGCTCTGGTCAGCGGTGACCTGCTGGCCAACAAGGACAAACCACCGGTCGTTGCCATTCGCAATGGCGATCAACTGACCGATGCCCTGAGCGGTGCAGAGCTGGCCGACAGCAAGGGCTTGCGCCGCATTCCGGTGAACAACAGCCTGCGCACGCAACTGCGCGGCCAAGTGGCCCAACTCAATTTGAACCACCCCAACACGGATAAGCGCTACGCCGCCGTGCAGCGCTTTATTCGTGATGGCGTGGATGCCGAAACCGCAGCCCTGTTACAGGCGCATCAGCAGGTGGAAGAGTCCGGCCGCGTGCAGGATGCGATCAGCACCGCGCTGGCGGTCTATCAACTGCAATCGCCTGAGCGCGATGTGCGCCTGGCCGCCATCGATGAACTCAGCGGTTCGCTGGAACAGGAAGCGCGCAACGCCCTGCGCGGCATTGCCGAGAACGACGCCGACGCCGAGCTACGCAGCGCCGCCGCCGAGGCGATCGAGTCAATCCAGGGCCGCATCAGCTTCTACCGATTTGTCGAGAACCTGTTCTTCGGCCTGAGCCTGGGCTCGGTGCTGCTGCTGGCGGCTATCGGTCTGGCTATTACCTTTGGCGTGATGGGCGTGATCAACATGGCCCACGGCGAGCTGATCATGATTGGCGCCTACACCACTTGGGGCGTACAGGTGCTCTTCCCTGACCTGATCGAATGGAGCCTGCTGATCGCCATCCCGGCGGCCTTTCTGATTACCGCGCTGGTGGGTATTGCCATCGAACGCGGCGTCATTCGCTTCCTCTATGGCCGCCCGCTGGAAACCCTGCTGGCGACCTTCGGTCTGAGCCTGGTGTTGCAGCAAGCCGTGCGTACCCTGTTCAGCCCGCTTAACCGCTCGGTCAGCTCGCCGGAGTGGATCAGTGGCACCTTGAGCATCAATCCGGTGCTGTCGATCACCTACACCCGCCTGTACATCCTGATCTTCGGCCTGATGGTGTTCTTCGCACTGATGCTGGTGATGAAGCGCACCACGCTCGGCCTGAAGGTTCGCGCCGTGTCGCAGAACCGCGCTATGGCGCGCGCCGTGGGTGTGCGCTCCAGCTGGGTTGATGCCCTCACCTTTGGCCTCGGCTCCGGCGTGGCCGGGGTAGCTGGCGTGGCGCTGTCACAGCTGACCAACGTGGGCCCCAACCTGGGCCAGGCCTACATCATTGATTCCTTCATGGTGGTGGTGTTTGGCGGCGTGGGTAACCTCTGGGGCACCCTCGTCAGTGCCATGAGCCTGGGCCTGATCAACAACTTCCTGGAACCCTACGCGGGCGCCATGCTGGCCAAGGTACTGGTGCTGATCATGCTGATTCTGTTCATCCAGAAAAAGCCCAAGGGACTCTTCCCGCAGAAAGGACGGGCGGCGGCCGACTGATCGGCCTGCCAACCCATCCATAGCCAGACGAATTCAACGAGGGAAGAAGTATGCTTACCCAACGACTGTTACTCAGTGATCGGGGCGGAATGCTGGTGCTGGGCCTGGTGGTCCTCATGGCGATCGTCGTGCCGATTCTCAATCTGGCGGTGCCGAGTGATTCACCGCTGTACGTTTCCAACTTTACTGTCGCCCTGCTCGGCAAGTTTCTCTGCTTTGCCCTGCTGGCCCTGTCGGTCGATCTGATCTGGGGCTACGCCGGCATCCTGTCGCTCGGCCACGGCGCGTTCTTCACGCTCGGCGGCTACGGCATGGGCATGTACCTGATGCGCCAGATCGGTGACCGCGGAGTCTACGGCCACCCCGAGCTGATGGACTTCATGGTGGTGCTCAACTGGCAGGAGCTGCCCTGGTACTGGCAGGGCTTCGACATGTTCTGGTTCGCCATGCTGATGGTACTGCTGGTGCCTGGCCTGCTGGCGCTGGTGTTTGGCTGGCTGGCGTTCCGCTCGCGGGTGACCGGCGTGTACTTTGCGATCATCACCCAGGCGCTGACCTACGCGCTGATGCTGGCCTTCTTCCGCAACGAGATGGGCTTTGGCGGCAACAACGGGCTGAACGATTTCAAGGAGATCCTCGGCTTCGATCTGGCTGCCAAGGCGACCCGCGTGGGTCTGCTTATTGCTTCGGCCATCGCATTGGTGATCGGTTATCTGGCCTGCCGCTACATAGTGACCTCACGCGCCGGCCGGGTGATCGTGTCGATCCGCGACGCCGAGAGCCGCACGCGCTTTTGCGGCTATCAGGTCGAATCCTACAAGCTCTGGCTATTCGTGTTTTCGGCCATGCTGGCCGCGGTGGCCGGTGCGCTCTATGTGCCGCAGGTGGGCATCATCAACCCCGGCGAGTTCTCACCGCTCAACTCCATCGAAATGGTGGTGTGGGTGGCCACTGGCGGGCGCGGCACCCTGTTTGGCGCCATCGTCGGCGCCTTCAGCGTCAACTACGCAAAAACCTTCTTTACCACCTTCTCGCCGGAAACCTGGCTGTTCATTCTCGGAGGCCTGTTCGTCCTGGTCACGCTGCTGCTGCCCAAGGGTATTGTCGGCCTGTTTGATCGCCTGCGCCGCAAGGGAGACAAAGCATGAACCCGCTCAACAGTTTGCGCGAAACCTGGCGCAAGGATCAGGTATTCGACCTCGTTCAGCCCACGCCGACCTTCGACAAGTCGCTGGACACCAAGCACGGCCCCATCCTGTATGTCGAGGACGTCAGCGTCAGCTTTGACGGCTTCAAGGCGCTGAACAACCTCAACCTGTACATCGACGACGGTGAGCTGCGCTGCATCATCGGCCCCAACGGCGCCGGCAAGACCACCATGATGGATGTGATCACCGGCAAGACCAAACCCGGTAGCGGTAGCGTCTACTTTGGTCAGCGCATCAATTTGCTCAAGCTCTCCGAGCACGAAATCGCCCGCGGCGGCATCGGCCGCAAGTTCCAGAAGCCAACTATCTTCGAGGCACTCTCGGTGTTCGAGAATCTGGAGCTGGCGACCGCCTCGAACAAGCACGTGTGGTACACGCTGAACAAGCACCTCAGTGGCGAGCAGCGCGACCGCATTGATGAGGTACTCACCCAGATCGGCCTTACACAGCATTACCAACAAGAAGCTGGCGCCCTCTCCCACGGCCAGAAGCAGTGGCTGGAGATCGGCATGCTGCTGGTGCAAAACCCGCGCGTACTGCTGGTGGATGAACCGGTCGCTGGTATGACCGGTGAAGAGGTGGAACACACCGCTGCCCTGCTCACCTCGCTCAAGGGTCGTCATTCGGTGATCGTGGTCGAGCACGACATGGCCTTTGTGCGCTCCATCGCCAACAAGGTCACGGTGCTGCATCAGGGCTCGGTGCTGGCCGAGGGCAGCATGGATCAGGTGCAGAGCGATCCGCGTGTGGTCGAAGTTTATCTGGGGGAATAAGGCGTGCTGAACATTCAAGGCATCAACCAGTACTACAACCAGAGCCACATCCTTTGGGATCTGGATCTGGAACTGAAAGAAGGCAGCTGCAGTTGCCTGTTGGGGCGCAACGGCGTGGGTAAAACCACGCTACTCAAATGCATCACCGGGCTGCTACCGGTGCGCGACGGGCAGATGAGCCTCAAGGGCCAGGACATCACCCGCATGAGCACTGAAAACCGCGCCCGCGCCGGCATCGGCTACGTACCCCAGGGGCGGGAGATCTTTCCGCTACTGACAGTGGAGGAGAACCTGAAGATCTCACTGGGCGCGCGCCCCGACAAGGCGCGCCAGATACCGCCGCAAATCTACGAATTGTTCCCGGTACTGAAAGAGATGAAGCACCGCCGCGGCGGCGACCTGTCCGGTGGCCAGCAACAGCAACTGGCCATCGGCCGCGCGCTGGTACTGGACCCCAAGCTGCTTATTCTGGATGAACCCACCGAGGGTATTCAGCCCAACATCGTGCGCGACATCGGCGAGGTGATCCGCAAGCTGAACAGCGAGCTGGGCCTGACCGTGTTGCTGGTCGAGCAGAAACTGCCCTTCGCCCGCCGCGCCGCCGAGCACTTCTTCATCATGGAACGCGGCCGGGTGGTCGCCAACGGCGAGATGACCGCACTGGATGACGAACTGATTCAGCGTTATCTGACCGTCTGAGCAGCACTTTTTGGGGGCCCTGTGTGGCCCTCAAAAAGCCTTTCACGCATCAAGCGCTACCTGCATCACAAAGCCCCAACACTCAACTTGCCCCGCCGTGCTGGGCAGCCGACCATGCCGCCTCATCTACCCACCAAGGACCACCGCATGTCAGGCTACCCAGCACTGCTCGGCACATTGCCCTATACCGTGTTACCCACGCAGCGCACCACCACTTGCCAACGCCCTCGGACCTTTGCCTACCCTTATGCCAACACCGCCAAGGTGGTATGCGACGCAGAGGACCGAATCTTGCGCAGCCTGGTATTTTCGCCATTGACCTTTCCGTTCAGCGCGCCGGCCCTGTTACTCAAGGCCAGCCTGGAGATTTGCACCGCCGCCCTGCTGGATACCGCCCTGCTCCCCGCCGAGCTGCAAAATAGTCGACCCTCCGCGCGACTCAGACCCTGAGCAACATTTATAACGGGTTATTCACCCGCCGGCCGGCACTTGCCTTAATCAAACGACTGTTCGACACTGGCTGCCGCTTTTAATCTGTGCACATGCATCAGTAACCATTCACTCGTAAACCATCAGGGGACAACCCATGAGCGATATTCGTTTTGACGACAAAGTCGTCATCGTCACCGGCGCCGGCGGCGGCATCGGCCGCGCCCACGCCAAACTGTTCGCCAAGCACGGCGCCAAAGTCATCGTCAACGATCTGGGTGGCAGCGCCAACGGCGAAGGCGCCAACAGCGATGCCGCGCTCCAGGTGGTTGAAGAAATCAAAGCAGCCGGCGGCACCGCCGTTGCCAACCCCGACAACGTGATCGACGGCGACAAGATCGTCCAGTGCGCGATGGATAACTTCGGCCGCGTCGACGTTGTCGTCAACAACGCCGGCATCCTGCGCGACAAGAGCTTCGTCAAAATGAGCGACGCCGACTGGGATCTGGTCTACAAGGTCCACGTTGAAGGCGCCTACAAGGTGACCCACGCTGCCTGGCCGCACATGAAGGACAGCAACTTCGGTCGCGTCATCTTCACTGCCTCTACCTCCGGCATCTACGGCAACTTCGGTCAGGCCAACTACGGCATGGCCAAGCTGGGCCTGTACGGCCTGACCCGCACCCTGGCCATCGAAGGTCGCAAGAACAACATCTTCGTCAACGCCATCGCTCCCACCGGCGGCACGCGCATGACCGAAGGCCTGTTCCCCGAAGGTGCCTTTGAAAAGCTCAAGCCCGAACTGGTTAGCCCGCTGGTTGCCTTCCTCTGCTCTGAAGACTGCAAAGAAACCGGCAGCCTGTTCGAAGTCGGCGGTGGTTGGATGGGTAAAGTCCGTTGGGAGCGCTCACTGGGCATTGGCTTCAACCCCGATGAAGGCTTCACCCCGGAAGACGTCGCAGCCAACTTCGAGCAGCTGTGCAACTTCGAAGGCGCCGTGCATCCGAAGGACAACATCGAAGCACTGCGTGAGTTGATGGCAAATATCCAGAAATTTGCCTGACGGCGAACGACCAGCGCCCAGCCACGTGCTGCGCGCTAGCCAAATAAAGCCCGCCTCTGATTCAGAAGCGGGCTTTTTGTTTATATTGCGGTAAGGTGACGGAGGCTGAGAGAAACAGGAAAGTAGTATGGCAAAAGCGCCGACCTCAGGACGAGCTACTCACTATCTTGGTTCTGACTGTAAGTTACCATTCGATCAGTTTCATCGACGCCATCTGCTGATTACTTACCAGCAGAGGCGGTGCAGCGAACGTTAGATTCTGCTGCAATAGAGACTCAGCAACCTAGCCGCGCGCTAACCACCGTTTAGCCGCTCGCTTCTTGGCTGCCGCAACAATAAGTCTACCCGGCGAAACCGAGCGCCAAGTCATCACAAACGCCCCGAATAGGCTGAGTGACCGCTTGCCGTCCGCATCGATTTTGGGTTTGACCAGCCCCTTATTCAGCAGTGCATCAGACTCTTCGCACAGGAACGCGGCGATTTCGGCAAAGCCCTGCTCCGCTCGGTAATCGACTGGCTGCAAATCACCCTTCAGACGTTTCCGCAACTGGGCATGTAACGACAGCAGTTGGTCAACGACCAGCACCTCCGGAAACTGGAAACTCTGCTTGATGGGCAGCGAAGGATAGGCTTCAGGGCGGTTGCTGTTCGAGACGTTCAGCCACCGGCCGTCGGCGAATTTCTGCGAGAACTCGCAGTAGGTGAGATCCGGCTGATTGGTCGCGCTGATGCCAACGACCGTTCCTGCCAGCTTCAGGTGCTCGTGCCAGTAGACACGGAAGTAGGTGTCGGCGTGACTATCGTGCAATGACGAATTGCCCACGACCACAAACCCGGCATCCGTAATCTGCTCATCGAAATACGGAACATCCTCGGTACAGCGCTCAAAAAAGTCGTCGTCGGGGATAGGATCGAACTGGACGATGGTTGAGATCTTCTGCGTCCGCCAAATAATGAAGGGGCCGACCAAGTTCATAAACAGTGGCCCGAGCAGCACCAACCCAAGCAGCCCCCCAAAAGCGATTTCCAGCATACGAATCCCTATACGCAGTGTGTTTTTCCTGCCCGGACTGTAGCAAACCCAAGCGCTGCCAGTTACTCGCTAGCGGACAATCGTGTAACTCGCACATTGAAACTGCGACCCGTGCCCTATAAACAAAAAACCCCGCGCTGTTTCCAGTGCGGGGCTCGCTTCAACACACTGCGCTCAACTTACCGCAGTTCGCAGGCTGAATCGTTCTAGACGTAAAACGCCTCCAACGGCGGAAAGCCGTTGAATTCAATCGCGCTGTAACTGGTGGTGTAGGCACCGGTCGAGAGCCAGTACATGCGGTCGCCGATGGCGAGGTTCAGCGGTAGGCCGTATTTGTAGTTCTCGTACATGATGTCGGCACTGTCGCAGGTCGGGCCGGCGATCACGGCTTCTTCCAGTTCGCCCTGTTTTTCGGTCCAGATCGGGAACTTGATGGATTCGTCCATGGTTTCGATGAGGCCGGAAAACTTGCCCACGTCGGTGTACACCCAGCGCTCCAGCGCGGTATGCGACTTGCGCGACACCAGCACCACTTCACTGACCAGAATACCGGCGTTGGCGATCAGTGAACGGCCAGGTTCCAAGATGATTTCCGGCAGTTCATCGCCAAAGTCTTCCTGCAGGAAGCGGGTGATTTCTTCCGCGTAGGTCTGCAGGGTGTTGGTTTTGGTCAGGTAGTTGGCCGGGAAGCCGCCGCCCATGTTGATCATCTTCAGGGTGATGTTGTCCTCATCTTTCAGACGCTCGAAGATCACCTTGACCTTGGCAATCGCGGCATCCCAGGCGCCGATATCGCGCTGCTGCGAGCCCACGTGGAAGGAAATGCCATAGGGCTCCAGGCCCAGCTCCTTGGCCAATACCAGCAGGTCCATGGCCATGTCGGTCTGACAGCCGAACTTGCGTGACAGCGGCCAATCGGCGGTGGTGGAGCCTTCGGTCAGAATGCGCACGTAGATCTTCGAGCCGGGTGCGGCCTTGGCGATATTGCGCAGGTCGGCCTCGGAATCGGTGGCATAGAGGCGCACACCTTTCTCATAAAAGGCGCGGATATGGCGTGCTTTCTTGATGGTGTTGCCAAAGCTGATCTGCTCGGGCTTGACGCCCAGCGCCATGACCTTTTCCAGCTCATAGATAGAGGCGATATCGAAGTTGGAACCCTTGTTCTTCAACAGCTCAAGCACTTCATTGGAGGGGTTGGCTTTCACCGCGTAGTAAACCTTGCCGAACGGGAAGCCCTGGACCAGTTCGTCGTAGGCACGATCGATGGTTTTCAGGTCTACCACCAGGAAGGGGGTTTCGTGCTGTTCGGCGCAGGCCTTGATGCGGCTGAAGGTCTCGCGGTCAAAATAATCATCAAGCTTGATAGACATGGCGTCGGCTCCAAAGCGTAAGTTCTGGTTGCGGACCGCGTGGGGGCAGGAAGATCAGATGCAGGGCAGACACACGTACCAATGCCCCTGCGAAGTGCAGAAACCATACGGCACGCTTTCCGACGGAAGCGACTCTGAACGCTGTTAGCCAACACACAACCCGGGGGTGCGAACGTCTGATCAGTATCCCCACTTTGGTTCGCCTACTTCCCAAGGCGTGCGCCGAAAGCAATAAGCCCGCCTGAAAACCGCGGTCTTGCTGTCTCGTCGTCAGTACTTGAGCCGTATGGATCGTGCCAGCCTCAACGTTCGGTGCGAACCATAAAACCAAGTGACCTTAGGGTCAATAGTAGGCAAAAAAATAGGACCTGTTAGTACAGACCAGTGGCGGGCGGCGCTGGTTCAATATAGGCATTGCCAATACAAATACGAACATCTATCATTCGCGCCTCAAATTTTATTCGGAGCACACCGTGAGCACTGAAGCCAACAGCACCGCCTCAGACGAAGCCGTCACCGCCGCCTCCAACGCTGATCCAGCCGCAACCACCGATGCGCTTAGCTCAGCGGCTCCCGTTACCGATCCGACGCAGCTGCCCGCGGAGCCGATGGTAAACGCCTTGCATGACAGTGCCGTGGCACCAACCTCCATGCTTGATACGGTCACCGGTTGGTTGGTGGTAGGCGGCCCGGTGGTATGGATTCTGTTGGCCATGTCGGTCGTCGCGTTGAGCATTCTGTTGATCAAGCTGTGGCAGTTCAACCTGCCGCGTCCCGAGGGCGGCCGTGCGGTAAACCGCAGCCTGTCGTTGTGGCATAAGGGCGATGCCGAGGGTGCCATCGCGCAACTGAACACCCGCCAGACCGTACCGGCCGTGCTGCTGCTGGCCATGCGCGGCATGCGCAATGGCACCGACCAGACACTGCTGCGCGAAGAGCTGCAGCGCGTGGGCAGCTACCGCCTGAATCAGCTCAAGTTGCTGTTGCGGCCACTGGAGGTGATCGCCAATCTGGCGCCGCTGCTGGGCTTGCTGGGTACCGTACTGGGCATGATCGAGGCCTTCCAGCAGATGGAGTCGGCCGGCAGCCGGGTTGACCCCTCGATTCTGTCCGGGGGTATCTGGCAGGCACTGCTGACCACCGCCGTGGGTCTGGCCGTGGCCATTCCGGTGGTGGCAATTCACAGCTGGCTGGAGCGCCGTGTTGAGCGCATCGCCGCCAGCCTGAATGATGCCGTCACCCAGGTGTTTACCCATCAGCCCAAGCCGCAGCACAGCGCGAAGGTGGCCAATGCAGCTTGAGGCCTTTCCGGGCAAAAAGCGCCGCGGCATCAGCCTGACACCGCTGATCGATGTGGTGTTCATTCTGTTGCTGTTTTTCATGTTGTCCTCCGACTTCATGCACTGGCGGCAGATCAGCCTGTCGTCGGCCAACGAAACCGAGAGCAAACCCGACACCGTCATGCTGATTCGCATCGAGAGCGACGCCGGCGAGCTGAGCCATGACGGCAAGCGCTACGCCCTGCAGGATCTACCGGCACTGCGCGCACTGGTCGCCGAAGACCCTGCGGCCGTCTACGCGGTCGAGGCGGTCGCTGGCGTGCGTACGCAGACGTTGGTCACTGTGCTGGACCGGCTGCACCAGGCAGGTGCCGACAAGGTGTCGATGACCGGAGTGCTGCCATGAACTTCAGCGGCCAGGAAGCACCGCGCAAGGACAATAGCGACGATCAACTGATCCCGCTGATCAACATCGTGTTTTTGATGCTGATCTTTTTCATGGTCGCCGGCCAGATCAGCGAGCAGGACAAGCAGTTCATCGCACCGCCCGAGTCGATCAGCGAAACACCGACCGACGCCGAAGCACCCCGCGTGCTGATAGATGCAGATGAGGTGCTCTGGCTGAACGATCAGGAAATTACCCTGGAAGCGCTCGAGGCGCCGCTGGTAGCTGCCTTCGAGCAAGCGGCCGACCCGGAAAGCTTCAGCATTGCCGTCAAGGCCGACGGCCAGGTGCCGGTGGAAACCCTGCAAGCGGTGATGCGCAGCATCAAGGCAGCCGGCTTTCGGCGCATTACCCTGCTGACGCAGCCCAGCGGTGAGGCATCATGATTCGTCCGCATCATTGGTTGATCGCGCTATTGGTTGCCCTTGCCGCGCACCTCCTCACCTTTGCCGTACTGGCGTACACCAAACCGGTCGGCGATGCCGCCGATCAAGGCGCCCAAGGCATCGAGATTGATCTGGGGATGCTGGGTGACCTGGGCGCAGCCCAGGAAACTGAGCAGCCGAAGGAAATCGCTCCACCCAAGCCCCAAGTCGCGCCGCCACCGCCACCGGAGCCGCCGCCTGCGC
This region includes:
- the urtB gene encoding urea ABC transporter permease subunit UrtB, which gives rise to MNPLCRFTPRHNLHAALLWLICLMPLHASAQTPDATPDTPPEAQTDAVPATPPSFEQLVQQLAGGSLRDRAATVQQLSSQSDERLADIFNALVSGDLLANKDKPPVVAIRNGDQLTDALSGAELADSKGLRRIPVNNSLRTQLRGQVAQLNLNHPNTDKRYAAVQRFIRDGVDAETAALLQAHQQVEESGRVQDAISTALAVYQLQSPERDVRLAAIDELSGSLEQEARNALRGIAENDADAELRSAAAEAIESIQGRISFYRFVENLFFGLSLGSVLLLAAIGLAITFGVMGVINMAHGELIMIGAYTTWGVQVLFPDLIEWSLLIAIPAAFLITALVGIAIERGVIRFLYGRPLETLLATFGLSLVLQQAVRTLFSPLNRSVSSPEWISGTLSINPVLSITYTRLYILIFGLMVFFALMLVMKRTTLGLKVRAVSQNRAMARAVGVRSSWVDALTFGLGSGVAGVAGVALSQLTNVGPNLGQAYIIDSFMVVVFGGVGNLWGTLVSAMSLGLINNFLEPYAGAMLAKVLVLIMLILFIQKKPKGLFPQKGRAAAD
- the urtC gene encoding urea ABC transporter permease subunit UrtC is translated as MLVLGLVVLMAIVVPILNLAVPSDSPLYVSNFTVALLGKFLCFALLALSVDLIWGYAGILSLGHGAFFTLGGYGMGMYLMRQIGDRGVYGHPELMDFMVVLNWQELPWYWQGFDMFWFAMLMVLLVPGLLALVFGWLAFRSRVTGVYFAIITQALTYALMLAFFRNEMGFGGNNGLNDFKEILGFDLAAKATRVGLLIASAIALVIGYLACRYIVTSRAGRVIVSIRDAESRTRFCGYQVESYKLWLFVFSAMLAAVAGALYVPQVGIINPGEFSPLNSIEMVVWVATGGRGTLFGAIVGAFSVNYAKTFFTTFSPETWLFILGGLFVLVTLLLPKGIVGLFDRLRRKGDKA
- the urtD gene encoding urea ABC transporter ATP-binding protein UrtD; the protein is MNPLNSLRETWRKDQVFDLVQPTPTFDKSLDTKHGPILYVEDVSVSFDGFKALNNLNLYIDDGELRCIIGPNGAGKTTMMDVITGKTKPGSGSVYFGQRINLLKLSEHEIARGGIGRKFQKPTIFEALSVFENLELATASNKHVWYTLNKHLSGEQRDRIDEVLTQIGLTQHYQQEAGALSHGQKQWLEIGMLLVQNPRVLLVDEPVAGMTGEEVEHTAALLTSLKGRHSVIVVEHDMAFVRSIANKVTVLHQGSVLAEGSMDQVQSDPRVVEVYLGE
- the urtE gene encoding urea ABC transporter ATP-binding subunit UrtE → MLNIQGINQYYNQSHILWDLDLELKEGSCSCLLGRNGVGKTTLLKCITGLLPVRDGQMSLKGQDITRMSTENRARAGIGYVPQGREIFPLLTVEENLKISLGARPDKARQIPPQIYELFPVLKEMKHRRGGDLSGGQQQQLAIGRALVLDPKLLILDEPTEGIQPNIVRDIGEVIRKLNSELGLTVLLVEQKLPFARRAAEHFFIMERGRVVANGEMTALDDELIQRYLTV
- a CDS encoding SDR family oxidoreductase; this translates as MSDIRFDDKVVIVTGAGGGIGRAHAKLFAKHGAKVIVNDLGGSANGEGANSDAALQVVEEIKAAGGTAVANPDNVIDGDKIVQCAMDNFGRVDVVVNNAGILRDKSFVKMSDADWDLVYKVHVEGAYKVTHAAWPHMKDSNFGRVIFTASTSGIYGNFGQANYGMAKLGLYGLTRTLAIEGRKNNIFVNAIAPTGGTRMTEGLFPEGAFEKLKPELVSPLVAFLCSEDCKETGSLFEVGGGWMGKVRWERSLGIGFNPDEGFTPEDVAANFEQLCNFEGAVHPKDNIEALRELMANIQKFA
- a CDS encoding type III PLP-dependent enzyme is translated as MSIKLDDYFDRETFSRIKACAEQHETPFLVVDLKTIDRAYDELVQGFPFGKVYYAVKANPSNEVLELLKNKGSNFDIASIYELEKVMALGVKPEQISFGNTIKKARHIRAFYEKGVRLYATDSEADLRNIAKAAPGSKIYVRILTEGSTTADWPLSRKFGCQTDMAMDLLVLAKELGLEPYGISFHVGSQQRDIGAWDAAIAKVKVIFERLKDEDNITLKMINMGGGFPANYLTKTNTLQTYAEEITRFLQEDFGDELPEIILEPGRSLIANAGILVSEVVLVSRKSHTALERWVYTDVGKFSGLIETMDESIKFPIWTEKQGELEEAVIAGPTCDSADIMYENYKYGLPLNLAIGDRMYWLSTGAYTTSYSAIEFNGFPPLEAFYV
- a CDS encoding MotA/TolQ/ExbB proton channel family protein, translating into MSTEANSTASDEAVTAASNADPAATTDALSSAAPVTDPTQLPAEPMVNALHDSAVAPTSMLDTVTGWLVVGGPVVWILLAMSVVALSILLIKLWQFNLPRPEGGRAVNRSLSLWHKGDAEGAIAQLNTRQTVPAVLLLAMRGMRNGTDQTLLREELQRVGSYRLNQLKLLLRPLEVIANLAPLLGLLGTVLGMIEAFQQMESAGSRVDPSILSGGIWQALLTTAVGLAVAIPVVAIHSWLERRVERIAASLNDAVTQVFTHQPKPQHSAKVANAA
- a CDS encoding ExbD/TolR family protein, whose amino-acid sequence is MQLEAFPGKKRRGISLTPLIDVVFILLLFFMLSSDFMHWRQISLSSANETESKPDTVMLIRIESDAGELSHDGKRYALQDLPALRALVAEDPAAVYAVEAVAGVRTQTLVTVLDRLHQAGADKVSMTGVLP
- a CDS encoding ExbD/TolR family protein: MNFSGQEAPRKDNSDDQLIPLINIVFLMLIFFMVAGQISEQDKQFIAPPESISETPTDAEAPRVLIDADEVLWLNDQEITLEALEAPLVAAFEQAADPESFSIAVKADGQVPVETLQAVMRSIKAAGFRRITLLTQPSGEAS